ATGCCACTTCAGAATACCCCGGGCGAGAGCTGTCCGCACCGCCTCAGCCTGTCCCATCACACCGCCGCCCTTTACATCGATGCTTACGTCGATGCCGGAGAGTGCATCGGGCAGGAGGAGGAGCGGTTCGGAGATCTTCATCCGTATAAGCTCGGTTCCGTAGATCTCGAGCGGAACGGAATTGATGCGGATCCTGCCCGCCCCGTTCTTCATTGTCGCCCGTGCGATTGCGGTCTTTCTTTTTCCACTTGTGTTGATAACTTTTACCATTCAACCACCATTTCAGAATTTGGCTCCAAGTCTCGTGCTCACCGTTCCAAGGGTTACGAACCTCGGATTGCTCAGGCGGTCGACGTGTGCTTCCTCGATGGTTTCACGTTCG
This window of the Methanoculleus sp. SDB genome carries:
- a CDS encoding 30S ribosomal protein S9, producing MVKVINTSGKRKTAIARATMKNGAGRIRINSVPLEIYGTELIRMKISEPLLLLPDALSGIDVSIDVKGGGVMGQAEAVRTALARGILKWHNDPKIKDAYLTYDRTLLVNDSRQKETKKPHGRGARKKFQKSYR